Below is a genomic region from Triticum dicoccoides isolate Atlit2015 ecotype Zavitan chromosome 5A, WEW_v2.0, whole genome shotgun sequence.
tctctctctcttgcctaGGGCTGTGGGCCGTCGGCGGACATGGGGAGATCGCCGTGCTGCGAGAAGGCGCACACCAACAAGGGCGCCTGGACCAAGGAAGAGGATCAGCGGCTCATCGCCCACATCAAGGACCATGGAGAAGGGTGCTGGAGATCGCTCCCCAAAGCAGCAGGTACAACATAGTATATCTTTATTTGGTATCAGGACTCAACATTGGCATGCATGCCGGCCGTGTGGGAGGGTGATGTTGATTCGTCTGCATGTATTCGTGTAGGGTTGCTGCGTTGTGGAAAGAGCTGCCGGCTGCGGTGGATCAACTACCTGAGGCCGGACCTTAAGCGCGGCAATTTCTCCGACGAGGAGGACGAGCTCATCATCAAGCTTCACGAGTTCCTCGGAAACAAGTAAGCCATCTAATTAAGCCCCAGCTTGCTATGGCCATCGAAAAATCTGAACTGAAATATATGTGTCGGATGCGATGTGACGGCGGACGGCGGTGATATTGATTCTTGGCTTCCTTGCTTTGCAGGTGGTCGCTGATCGCCGGGAGGCTGCCGGGGAGGACGGACAACGAGATCAAGAACTACTGGAACACGCACGTCAAGCGCAAGCTCCTCGCCCGCGGCGTCGACCCGCAGACCCACCGcccgctcaatgctggcaccaccgCCGTGCAGGGGATGCACACGCCTTCGTCCCCCGTCGTGGCGAGCGGCGCCAGCCCTCACCACCTCGCGGGCGGCTCCAGCTGCTCGCCCGATGCGAGCGGCCACAGCAGCGACGCCGACGACAGCGTGTCCTTGCCGCCGTCACTGGCGGGGAACCTCGGCGTGGGCATGATCGACCTGAACCTGTCCATAAGCCCGCCCTACCAGCCGCCGCTAAGCCGAAAAGCGGATGGTGTTCTTAGGACGGGATACTCGGAGAGGCAGAAGATATGCTTGTGCTTGAACCGGCTGGGGTTGCACGGCGGCGAGGGGTGCAGCTGTGAGATTCGTTGATGCCTCGCTTCGAGATCCTGAAGCACAATAGCTTATTAGAGATCGAGATATTAGCTTCAGAAAGTCAGAGCTCAGattaattagagagagagagagatagagagagagagagaggggaaatttATGTTTTCCCGGAGCATTTTTGTGTAAGTTGATCGTAGGAAGTTTTGTGTTTGCCTTCATTCTCTTATGCCTGGTTTGGATTGCAACGTGTACCGATGGGGGCCCTTGACTGTCATGTTCCAGACCGGCTATAATCTTTGATTGTAGCCCAGTCTGGCTTAATTGTCGTGCTGCTGGTTTTGTTCACCGGAACCAATGCTGCTTTGTTCTTTCCTCTTTCTTTGATGCATGGCACAGCTAGCTGTGGGTGGTGAAGTCAGATATGCGTTGGTAGTGGAGCTCAACGCCTTCTTTCCTGGTTGTTTTGCTTCGTGACACCTTTTTGTCCATTACCACTTCATTTCCGTAAGCTTCTTCAGTCTGCCCTTTGTCACACATGTTTCATGTAgtcttaaaataagtgtctcaactttatactaactttaattTTTTATTAACTTTAGTACTAAACTTAAGACACTTCTTCTAAAATGGAGGAGTAATACATAAAAGGTCATTTATATGTTCTTTTAAAGAGCATACCTTAATTTTACAGAACAGAGCAAATGTTGTTTACAAGCAGGATGCGAACATCATCGTAGGTGACACCCAGTCCACACAATGCTAGCTACCTAAACTGATGTCTCCATTTTGTGCAAGTTTCCGGTCCTTGATTTTATCCAAGATTTGAGAACCTAAGACGTGAGCTCCAACTTGCATTCCTCCGCTTCCGTGACCCAGCAATGCCAATCGCCAAGGAGTCAAAGCCCCGCCTCTCCGCTTTCCTGAAGCTACCGGGGTGCCTAAGCCACCAGTCCATGAATGTGTCCGCAGCCATCGACCGAGGaatatgttgggtttcgtagtaatttaaaaaaatctcctacgcacacgcaagatcatggtgatgcatagcaacgagagggggagagtgtgatctacgtacccttgtagatcgacaatggaagcgttaacttggttgatgtagtcgtacgtcttcacggtccgaccgatcaagcaccgaaactacggcacctccgagttctagcacacgttcagctcgatgacgatccccggactccgatccagcaaagtgtcggggaagagttccgtcagcgcgacggcatggtgacgatcttgatgtagtactgtcgcagggcttcgcctaagcaccgctacaatattatcgaggactatggtggaagggggcaccgcacacggctaagaatatgatcacgtggatcaacttgtctctagggggtgcccctgcctccgtatataaaggttcaagggaggggggccggccggccaggagaggcgcgccaggaggagtcctactccctctgtgagtaggactcccccctttcctagttggaataggattNNNNNNNNNNNNNNNNNNNNNNNNNNNNNNNNNNNNNNNNNNNNNNNNNNNNNNNNNNNNNNNNNNNNNNNNNNNNNNNNNNNNNNNNNNNNNNNNNNNNNNNNNNNNNNNNNNNNNNNNNNNNNNNNNNNNNNNNNNNNNNNNNNNNNNNNNNNNNNNNNNNNNNNNNNNNNNNNNNNNNNNNNNNNNNNNNNNNNNNNNNNNNNNNNNNNNNNNNNNNNNNNNNNNNNNNNNNNNNNNNNNNNNNNNNNNNNNNNNNNNNNNNNNNNNNNNNNNNNNNNNNNNNNNNNNNNNNNNNNNNNNNNNNNNNNNNNNNNNNNNNNNNNNNNNNNNNNNNNNNNNNNNNNNNNNNNNNNNNNNNNNNNNNNNNNNNNNNNNNNNNNNNNNNNNNNNNNNNNNNNNNNNNNNNNNNNNNNNNNNNNNNNNNNNNNNNNNNNNNNNNNNNNNNNNNNNNNNNNNNNNNNNNNNNNNNNNNNNNNNNNNNNNNNNNNNNNNNNNNNNNNNNNNNNNNNNNNNNNNNNNNNNNNNNNNNNNNNNNNNNNNNNNNNNNNNNNNNNNNNNNNNNNNNNNNNNNNNNNNNNNNNNNNNNNNNNNNNNNNNNNNNNgaaggggggccggccccctctccttgtccaattcggaccaagggggggggggcggcccatctctggccacctctcctctcttccactaaggcccactaaggtccatatacctcccggggggttccggtaacctcccggtactccggtaaaatcccgatttcacccggaacacttccgatatccaaacataggcttccaatatatcaatctttatgtctcgaccatttcgagactcctcgtcatgtccgtgatcacatccgggactccgaacaaccttcggtacatcaaaatgcataaactcataatataactgtcatcgtaaccttaagcgtgcggaccctacgggttcgagaacaatgtagacatgaccgagacacgtctcctgtcaataaccaatagcggaacctggatgctcatattggctcctacatattctacgaagatcttttatcggtcagaccgcataacaacatacgttgttccctttgtcatcggtatgttacttgcccgagattcgatcgtcggtatcccatacctagttcaatctcgttaccgacaagtctctttactcgttctgtaatacatcatcctgcaactaactcattagttgcaatgcttgcaaggcttaagtgatgtgcattaccgagagggcccagagatacctctccgacaatcggagtgacaaatcctaatctcgaaatacgccaacccaacatgtacctttggagacacctgtagagctcctttataatcacccagttacgttgtgacgtttggtagcacacaaagtgttcctctggcaaacgggagttgcataatctcatagttataggaacatgtataagtcacgaagaaagcaatagcaacatactaaacgatcgggtgctaagctaatggaatgggtcatgtaaatcagatcattcaactaatgatgtgaccccgttaatcaaataacaactctttgtccatggttaggaaacataaccatctttgatcaacgagctagtcaagtagaggcatgtattatgtattcacacatgtattatgtttccggttaatacaattctagcatgaataataaacttttatcatgatataaggaaataaataataactttattattgcctctagggcatatatccttcaGTATAGGGGTTGCAACGCGTCAAAGCAGTAATGCCAAACTTCTCTAGCGTCGACGCACTGAACTGCAAAGTGATCAATGTTATCTTCATCTTGGAAGATGGGATGTCTTGAAGGCCATGGAGCGCATGCCGATCCGATGTCCATAGTCGGTATTGCGCAGCTAGCCAAGCGAATATCTTACATTTAACTGGAGCTCAACTTCTCCCATTGCAGACCGCCGTAGTGGATCGAACTAGTCCTTGACATAGGCGTGAGTAGGTGGATTTAGCGGAATAAACATATGA
It encodes:
- the LOC119297140 gene encoding myb-related protein 308-like, with protein sequence MGRSPCCEKAHTNKGAWTKEEDQRLIAHIKDHGEGCWRSLPKAAGLLRCGKSCRLRWINYLRPDLKRGNFSDEEDELIIKLHEFLGNKWSLIAGRLPGRTDNEIKNYWNTHVKRKLLARGVDPQTHRPLNAGTTAVQGMHTPSSPVVASGASPHHLAGGSSCSPDASGHSSDADDSVSLPPSLAGNLGVGMIDLNLSISPPYQPPLSRKADGVLRTGYSERQKICLCLNRLGLHGGEGCSCEIR